CCGCCCCTGTGGCGCGGCGAGCCCGCCACGCCCCCGTCCCCGCTCGCCGACCGAGAGGCCACGCCATGACGCACTTCTCCCCAGGATCGTCCCTGACCGCCGCCCAGTCCGACCGGGCCGTCGGCGTCCTGCTCGCCCTGGCGTGCGGCGACGCCCTCGGCGCCGGCTACGAGTTCGGCCCGCCGCTGGCCGCCGACGTCGAGATCCAGATGCACGGCGGCGGCTCGTTCGGCTGGGCGCCCGGGGAGTGGACCGACGACACCTCGATGGCCGTGGCCCTCGCCGAGGTGAGCGCTGCCGGCGCCGATCTCCGCTCGTCCGCCGCCCAGGACCGCGTCGCCAGGCGCTGGGTCGGCTGGGGTCGCGAGGCGAAGGACGTCGGCGTCCAGACCCGCGCGGTCTTCACGGCGGCGTCCGCCGGCCGGTCCGGTCCACCGTCGGCCGCCGACCTGCGCGCCGCCGCGCAGGAGCTGCACCGGCGAACCGGGCGCACGGGTGGGAACGGCTCGCTGATGCGGACGGCGCCCGTCGCCCTGGCCTTCCTGCACGACGCCGACGCCCTCGTCGAGGCCGCCATGGCGCTGAGCGCCCTCACCCACGCCGATCCCGAGGCGGGCGAGGCCTGCGTGCTGTGGTGCCTGGCCATCCGACATGCGGTCGTGCACGGCACCGTCGACGGGCTGCGCCTCGGCCTGGACCGGCTGCCGGCGGAGCGTCGAGCGGCGTGGGCCGAGCGGCTGGACGTGGCGGAGGAGCGTGAGCCGTCGTCGTTCGCGCACAACGGCTGGGTCGTCGAGGCGCTGCAGGGGGCCTGGTCGGCGATCAGCCGGACGCCGGTGCCGAAGGGGTCTGACGGCAGCCTGCAGCCCGCCGACCACCTGCGGCTCTCCCTGGAAGCCGCCGTGCGCGGCGGCCGGGACACCGACACCGTGGCGGCGATCGCCGGCGCTTGCCTCGGGGCCACCTGGGGCGCATCCGCCGTGCCGTCGGCCTGGCGTCGCCTCCTGCACGGCTGGCCGGGACTGCGAGCCCGCGACCTGGTCCGGCTCGGCGTCCTCAGCGCCCAGCAGGGGCGGCCCGACCGCGCCGGCTGGCCGAGCGACGCCGTGGTCGACTACGGGCGCTGGGCCGAGCGGCACGTGCTCGTGCGGCACCCGCACGACCCGCAGGTCTGGCTGAGCGGCGTCGGCGCGCTCGAGCGGCTGCCGGCCGGTGTCGACGCGGTCGTCTCCCTGTGCCGGCTGGGTGCCGACGAGGTGCCGGCCACCGGAGTTGCTGCAGGCGACCACGTCGAGATCTGGCTCATCGACTCCTCCGACCCGGCCAAGAACCCGCACCTCACCTTCGTGCTGCACGACGCCGCAGCCGCCGTCCGGCAGCTGCGGTCCGAGGGCAGGACCGTGCTGTTGCACTGCGTCCAGGCGCAGAGCCGGACCCCGACCGTCGCGGCCCTGTACGGGGCGCTGCTGACCGGGCGGCCCGCAGCGGACTGCCTGGACGACGTGCTGCGGGTGCTGCCGCGGGCGC
The window above is part of the Friedmanniella luteola genome. Proteins encoded here:
- a CDS encoding ADP-ribosylglycohydrolase family protein yields the protein MTHFSPGSSLTAAQSDRAVGVLLALACGDALGAGYEFGPPLAADVEIQMHGGGSFGWAPGEWTDDTSMAVALAEVSAAGADLRSSAAQDRVARRWVGWGREAKDVGVQTRAVFTAASAGRSGPPSAADLRAAAQELHRRTGRTGGNGSLMRTAPVALAFLHDADALVEAAMALSALTHADPEAGEACVLWCLAIRHAVVHGTVDGLRLGLDRLPAERRAAWAERLDVAEEREPSSFAHNGWVVEALQGAWSAISRTPVPKGSDGSLQPADHLRLSLEAAVRGGRDTDTVAAIAGACLGATWGASAVPSAWRRLLHGWPGLRARDLVRLGVLSAQQGRPDRAGWPSDAVVDYGRWAERHVLVRHPHDPQVWLSGVGALERLPAGVDAVVSLCRLGADEVPATGVAAGDHVEIWLIDSSDPAKNPHLTFVLHDAAAAVRQLRSEGRTVLLHCVQAQSRTPTVAALYGALLTGRPAADCLDDVLRVLPRAHPNAALRQALEDH